Genomic segment of Gasterosteus aculeatus chromosome 4, fGasAcu3.hap1.1, whole genome shotgun sequence:
TCtgcagactgaactatgtggtgagcagagaggaaggttctccatcaggaggagactctccctcctacagagaacacagagacgcTGAGGACCCGGAACCAGAATCAGAAGAGGACATGAagtcaaacccaggataaagaggttcagtgaatgtggtgttgaaggtgtggaggtggatcagtgtgtcagaggagattctgtagaaggacagagagccagcaggacagtccacatacactgctaccctaccagaggaggaggaggaagaggagcaggaagggaTGGATGTTGTTCTCTTATTGTGACAGACATAGTAACCTTTATGAGAGCATCCCAGACTCCACGACTGATCATTCattccaaacaaacagtctctactgtctccttttctcctgattcctctgtaactcactgatacattaacTCTTccgctccactcgacctcccagtaacagcgaccagtcagaccagttctacacagcagctgaggcaaggagtcaaatctgtctggatgatcaggatatgactgaaaCTCTGTCTcatgtgtcaccttcctgttgttgtcagagaGTTTGAGTCTtgggtttactgtgtttgtgtcgattgtgagttcacaggaatctgatgagagaacaagacacaatacagctgcagttattaatcatgtgttcatctaacactttgatgatgacatGCCAGAGGTGGAtgggtgatgtcacagtgtgaagatggttgaatcttcatgaatcaaacacaCTTACACTTCTTCACACCTGGTCTGTACCATCGGGCTccagcaggctccaccctgaaaggcgGAGGgagggtcagagcagcatggagacatagacattacatcactctcataCGCACAGCTTTGTTATTCATGTTGACATGGACCACCTCTTCTTATTCTACTGCAGTGGAGCTTCTTCTGATTGGCCTATGACCACAGCTTATTATGGTCACTTATTCATCATCTGTTATTATCAGTAATATACTGACCATCATCTTCCGTTTCACACtcagtttccttcagcagtcagtcagtgaatcaaatgtttaaacCTGCATCAAGTGGTTTCTTTGTCCACTTGTGGTTCAGTGAGAGCTGTAAACACAGCATGTGGCATGTGATCATCTTCTATATCTGTGTTtccagctgctaaatgctcctctATGTTCCCCAGCCGGTCTCTGACTCAGTGTGTCTGCTGTTTACTGAAATCACTACAGCACCACGAAATAGGGGAGCAACGGATCACAATCCTCACGGTTCTGTTCGGATCACAGATCATTAGTCACGGTTCAGATCATTGTTTGGATCGGCCAATAACTGGGGAGAAGTCAAATATAAGTGTGCTTTCCATTTATTAAGTGAATAAGTTCAGAACATCTAAAGTGAAATAACGGTTGTTAATAGTTAAATACTTCTGACCCACTTTGTTCACTTGAACACACTACTGCTTTGTATCTGTTTTGACATGTTAAATTAATAATCAGGGTAGGATTGTCAAGGTAtaaaaattatgacttcatacaatacaatacattacattacaggttatttagctgacgcttttatccaaagcaactaacattttatttgtaacccatggctttttttttgtgcaatttgCCTgtggagcaattaggggttaggtgtcttgctcagggacactgtaatagtaataaataaaacatctgtatgtTTCCCTTTTTACCAGCTTGTTTCTACCCAGCTTTTAGAacattaatattagtattagcCTTCAGCAAAATATAAATCTAAAGTACATGATGCCATCATAGCATTCATCCACGGCTATGTAACGTAGCCAAAGTACTTCCACATTTCACTCATCTTTTTTCCCCAACAAGCTGAGGTTGGTGTCAATAGGTCGTGCAGGTGAAGCCATGTCTCCCCTGCAATCCCTTTGCTGTGAGTGTGCACTGGGAAGCCCCTCCTCCTGTCAATCAATGCATGCAGGCAGCATGACAGGGAGTGGAGCAGTGAGCTTGCTTTGATCATGCGCTGTGTTAAtgaagtatctatctatctaattTTAGTATTGATACACCGTGCAACATTATATTTCACAGACGTGTACTATAAAAGGAAAATCAGCAGTAAAACTGTATTACACACTACGATGACTACACTATCAAAAAACACTCCTTGATCCACGGTTCACAAGTGATCCGAAGGGACCTCGGAGGGTCTGACTGTGACACCGCTGTTCACATTCCGTCTCTTAGCAACAGTCAACAGTGGCTTCTATCCCCTGTAGTCTGCAGGTGAAGATGTTACAGCTCAGGTGGATCTGCAGCCACAGAGCTTTGGTCTAGTCCTAAACAAAACTCTTTGGGCTCTGTAGTTCCAACAAGTCCATCTTCCCTGGATCTGTCTCTCATGCTCTCTTAAAACCAGGTGAAGCtcaactcctttaaaacaccaaacattcCTACAGTAATGATCCATCAGGATGGTTTGAACAGATTGATTCTTTGaccttttgtcttttaataataatgtctggactaaaggacaacacacacttGAGACACCATTCAACATTCAAGTGTGGTTTGGTAAGAGCCTGCATCATGacgacgttgactcatatcaacccaccatgatgcccgTCAACCTGTCAGGATacaccactgtcctctcttataacgtggaaaCAAGACATGGCTCAAGAGAAACAAGACTTTCATCATCTTCCTCCCTGTTAGGCTACTGTTCCCTCATTACTTCTGTCTGTATTGATGGTCTGATGTCGGACACAAAccgtttgatgagtctctggtactttgaggtcagcttggtgtgtctgGGTCATAATAACCAGGCTCACAGTGTGAGAGAAAATATTttcagctctacctcctctaccaggcTGCATGTCTGTggccaacgtgatctccaaaacctgttcgtaaaaatgtatacgaaaatcttgaacatacaaattcgtaacaatacatacgaactggcggtggttaaccacgccccttgagtgaacaacatggcggaccatgttggattcttgagtgaacgtctctccgccatgttgggtTTTTTAAGGGGTTAGgattagtattctattcttacaatttaacatagatttctcgttaaaaatgcaatcataacacctttattttacattgttagacttcacgaagtgtgtttacggtgtgcaggtccccattcactttgaatagggtgacgtcatcagttgcagtccgtatttatttagtatgtatcactacgaatttgtatgttcaagattttcgtatacatttttacgaacaggttttggagatccggctgctgtggctgctgcaggcctcttcatacctgagagtctcaagtttccagtgtggatcctccagtccagaaAACAACAGCTTCACAACTAAGTCTCCTGGATggttgtagctcaggtccagctctcttaGATGGGAGGGATTGGAGCTCAGAgccgaggccagagaagcagagccttcctctgtgattagACAGCCTGAcaggctgcaaacacacaaaacaacacacacactgttactgactggtttccagtcacaacaaaacacccactaatgtctATCAACAATCTGATGACATTACAGATAACTCTATTATTAATCTCAAACGTTTAGATCTGTATCAttatatgtaaaataaactCTGCAACAGATGGTTAGGGAAatatttgggggaaaaaaaattgatcaaaatcatgcaagcagaataTTCTTATGAAGGTTAGAAATGTACCATTGATGTAAATGAAGACATCAAGCaacattaattgaatcctgacctgagagtctccagttcacagtgtggactctccagtccaccAGAAAGCAgattcactcctgaatcctgcaggtcgttgttactcagatccagttctctcagactagaggactgcaagctgagaactgaggacagagcttcacagcttctctctgagaggttacagacactcagtctgaagagacaaccgtcaacaagaagaaaataacatttgtgtttaaattaaatcttatttgatgatgagtttggactaaaacatattccgtaaaagaaaaaaatgtctgcTAATTAACAATCTAATAACGTTACTCCTAACTATGATTAGTCTCCAATATTTCTATTTGTAACAttagaatgaaaataaactatatgtttatggaaatatttggaaaatacatatatgatttaaatcatgcaagcagaaagaatcttatgaagaACTGAATTGTACCATTGATGTAAATAAAGTGaacattaattgaatcctgacctgagagacTCCAGGttacagtgtggactctccagtccagcagacaacaatttcactcctgaatcctgcaggtcgttattactcagatccagctctctgaGACTGGAAGACTGggagctgaggactgaggacaaAGCTTCACAACTTCCCTTTGACAGGTTACAGCGGTCCAGTCTAAAGAGATAGGGATGAAGAAAAAGCAATAAGAATACAATATGTCAGTATATTGTGGTTATGGTGTAAAAATCTCACTTACAcagctttgttggaggctttgactactggcagcagcctcagaagagccttcCTGGAAGcaaagtatttcttcaggtcaaatacctccagatcttctgatgacagtaagatgaagaccagagctgaccactgagcaggagacagttcatctgtggagagacgtcctgatctgaGGGACCGTTGGATCACCTCCACTAGAGAATCATCTTTCAGTtccttcagacagtggaacagattgatgcttttctctggagacacatttgCAGTAATCTTCTCCTTGATATACTGGACTGTTTTCTGATTGGTCCGTGAGTGACTTCGTGTCTGTGTCAgtagacctcgtaggagagtctgattggccTCAAGTGAAaaacccaggaggaagcggaggaacaagtccaggtatCCATTAGCAGTCTTTAAGGCCGCGTCCACAGCACTCCGGTATAGACGCATTGGTTCAGGATTTTCTTTAAAGACTTTAGACAATAGCCAGGTTGTTTGTTctcctgacagcagattgacactagagctgaagaaggtcagatggacatgaagagcagccaggaactcctgaacactcagatggacgaagcagaacaccttgtcttGGTACAGTccgctctcctctctaaagatctgagtgaacactcctgagtacactgaggctgctctgatatcgatgccacactctgtcaggtcggattcatagaagatgaggtggcctttctgcagctgatcaaaggccagttttcctaGAGACTTGATCATCTCcctggtctctggactccagggtggatccgtctcagctcctccatcgtacttgaccatCTTCACTTTTGACTGaacaaccaggaagtggatgtacatctcagtcagggtcttgggcagctctcctctctctctggtcctcaacacctcatccagaactgtagcagtgatccagcagaagactgggatgtggcacatgatgtggaggcttcgtgaggtcttgatgtgagacatgatcctgctggcctgctgcttatctctgaacctcttcctaaAGTACTGCTCCTTCTGGAggtcggtgaaccctctgacctctgtcaccatgacaGCACACTCAgcagggatctgattggctgctgcaggtcgtgtggttatccagagaagagcagagggaagcagcttccctcggatgaggtttgtgaggagcacatccactgaggcagacactgtgacatcagtcaggatttcgttgttgtggaagtccagaggaggtcgacactcatccagaccgtcaaagatgaacacaacctggaactcttcaaacctgcagatttctGCTGCTCTGATTTCACtaaagaagtgatgaacaagtcccaccaagctgtactttttctctctcagcacattcagctctctgaaggtgaatggaaatgtgaactgtatgtcctggttgtatttgtcttcagcccagtccagagtgaacttctgtgttaagactgttttcccaatgccagccactcccttagtcatcactgttctgattcggtcctctcctccagctgaggctttgaagagGTTGTCTAGTCTGATGGtcgtttctggtctggctggtttccaggatgctgtttcaatctgtctgacctcgtgttcttcattgacctctgccggcccaccctctgtgatgtagagctctgtgtagatctcattcagaagggttgagttTCCTGTTTT
This window contains:
- the LOC120818104 gene encoding uncharacterized protein LOC120818104 isoform X1; the protein is MNQGEDPKEIVPPSEAPLCGEHDSQTKAHKTHLRPEPGPGSVPEPSYVSMESNLFVDGPLVFKDGHPSVDASVSFSSHQKRGTSPEPSCVSMKSDQSIGHRINFEDSRRSHDPEEEQESSEVPTDQSAQQHQTHLDSIFMLLEKNVLTFVKNELKKIQKVVSTDYPEFLEKEDEEVLDEEQRCSREAFLKISVHFLRRMKQEELAARLQSKLLSAVCQRELKSNLKKKFQCVFEGIPKTGNSTLLNEIYTELYITEGGPAEVNEEHEVRQIETASWKPARPETTIRLDNLFKASAGGEDRIRTVMTKGVAGIGKTVLTQKFTLDWAEDKYNQDIQFTFPFTFRELNVLREKKYSLVGLVHHFFSEIRAAEICRFEEFQVVFIFDGLDECRPPLDFHNNEILTDVTVSASVDVLLTNLIRGKLLPSALLWITTRPAAANQIPAECAVMVTEVRGFTDLQKEQYFRKRFRDKQQASRIMSHIKTSRSLHIMCHIPVFCWITATVLDEVLRTRERGELPKTLTEMYIHFLVVQSKVKMVKYDGGAETDPPWSPETREMIKSLGKLAFDQLQKGHLIFYESDLTECGIDIRAASVYSGVFTQIFREESGLYQDKVFCFVHLSVQEFLAALHVHLTFFSSSVNLLSGEQTTWLLSKVFKENPEPMRLYRSAVDAALKTANGYLDLFLRFLLGFSLEANQTLLRGLLTQTRSHSRTNQKTVQYIKEKITANVSPEKSINLFHCLKELKDDSLVEVIQRSLRSGRLSTDELSPAQWSALVFILLSSEDLEVFDLKKYFASRKALLRLLPVVKASNKAVLDRCNLSKGSCEALSSVLSSQSSSLRELDLSNNDLQDSGVKLLSAGLESPHCNLESLRLSVCNLSERSCEALSSVLSLQSSSLRELDLSNNDLQDSGVNLLSGGLESPHCELETLSLSGCLITEEGSASLASALSSNPSHLRELDLSYNHPGDLVVKLLFSGLEDPHWKLETLRVEPAGARWYRPGVKKYSCELTIDTNTVNPRLKLSDNNRKVTHETEFQSYPDHPDRFDSLPQLLCRTGLTGRCYWEVEWSGRVNVSVSYRGIRRKGDSRDCLFGMNDQSWSLGCSHKGYYVCHNKRTTSIPSCSSSSSSSGRVAVYVDCPAGSLSFYRISSDTLIHLHTFNTTFTEPLYPGFDFMSSSDSGSGSSASLCSL
- the LOC120818104 gene encoding uncharacterized protein LOC120818104 isoform X2 is translated as MNQGEDPKEIVPPSEAPLCGEHDSQTKAHKTHLRPEPGPGSVPEPSYVSMESNLFVDGPLVFKDGHPSVDASSHQKRGTSPEPSCVSMKSDQSIGHRINFEDSRRSHDPEEEQESSEVPTDQSAQQHQTHLDSIFMLLEKNVLTFVKNELKKIQKVVSTDYPEFLEKEDEEVLDEEQRCSREAFLKISVHFLRRMKQEELAARLQSKLLSAVCQRELKSNLKKKFQCVFEGIPKTGNSTLLNEIYTELYITEGGPAEVNEEHEVRQIETASWKPARPETTIRLDNLFKASAGGEDRIRTVMTKGVAGIGKTVLTQKFTLDWAEDKYNQDIQFTFPFTFRELNVLREKKYSLVGLVHHFFSEIRAAEICRFEEFQVVFIFDGLDECRPPLDFHNNEILTDVTVSASVDVLLTNLIRGKLLPSALLWITTRPAAANQIPAECAVMVTEVRGFTDLQKEQYFRKRFRDKQQASRIMSHIKTSRSLHIMCHIPVFCWITATVLDEVLRTRERGELPKTLTEMYIHFLVVQSKVKMVKYDGGAETDPPWSPETREMIKSLGKLAFDQLQKGHLIFYESDLTECGIDIRAASVYSGVFTQIFREESGLYQDKVFCFVHLSVQEFLAALHVHLTFFSSSVNLLSGEQTTWLLSKVFKENPEPMRLYRSAVDAALKTANGYLDLFLRFLLGFSLEANQTLLRGLLTQTRSHSRTNQKTVQYIKEKITANVSPEKSINLFHCLKELKDDSLVEVIQRSLRSGRLSTDELSPAQWSALVFILLSSEDLEVFDLKKYFASRKALLRLLPVVKASNKAVLDRCNLSKGSCEALSSVLSSQSSSLRELDLSNNDLQDSGVKLLSAGLESPHCNLESLRLSVCNLSERSCEALSSVLSLQSSSLRELDLSNNDLQDSGVNLLSGGLESPHCELETLSLSGCLITEEGSASLASALSSNPSHLRELDLSYNHPGDLVVKLLFSGLEDPHWKLETLRVEPAGARWYRPGVKKYSCELTIDTNTVNPRLKLSDNNRKVTHETEFQSYPDHPDRFDSLPQLLCRTGLTGRCYWEVEWSGRVNVSVSYRGIRRKGDSRDCLFGMNDQSWSLGCSHKGYYVCHNKRTTSIPSCSSSSSSSGRVAVYVDCPAGSLSFYRISSDTLIHLHTFNTTFTEPLYPGFDFMSSSDSGSGSSASLCSL
- the LOC120818104 gene encoding protein NLRC3-like isoform X3; its protein translation is MKQEELAARLQSKLLSAVCQRELKSNLKKKFQCVFEGIPKTGNSTLLNEIYTELYITEGGPAEVNEEHEVRQIETASWKPARPETTIRLDNLFKASAGGEDRIRTVMTKGVAGIGKTVLTQKFTLDWAEDKYNQDIQFTFPFTFRELNVLREKKYSLVGLVHHFFSEIRAAEICRFEEFQVVFIFDGLDECRPPLDFHNNEILTDVTVSASVDVLLTNLIRGKLLPSALLWITTRPAAANQIPAECAVMVTEVRGFTDLQKEQYFRKRFRDKQQASRIMSHIKTSRSLHIMCHIPVFCWITATVLDEVLRTRERGELPKTLTEMYIHFLVVQSKVKMVKYDGGAETDPPWSPETREMIKSLGKLAFDQLQKGHLIFYESDLTECGIDIRAASVYSGVFTQIFREESGLYQDKVFCFVHLSVQEFLAALHVHLTFFSSSVNLLSGEQTTWLLSKVFKENPEPMRLYRSAVDAALKTANGYLDLFLRFLLGFSLEANQTLLRGLLTQTRSHSRTNQKTVQYIKEKITANVSPEKSINLFHCLKELKDDSLVEVIQRSLRSGRLSTDELSPAQWSALVFILLSSEDLEVFDLKKYFASRKALLRLLPVVKASNKAVLDRCNLSKGSCEALSSVLSSQSSSLRELDLSNNDLQDSGVKLLSAGLESPHCNLESLRLSVCNLSERSCEALSSVLSLQSSSLRELDLSNNDLQDSGVNLLSGGLESPHCELETLSLSGCLITEEGSASLASALSSNPSHLRELDLSYNHPGDLVVKLLFSGLEDPHWKLETLRVEPAGARWYRPGVKKYSCELTIDTNTVNPRLKLSDNNRKVTHETEFQSYPDHPDRFDSLPQLLCRTGLTGRCYWEVEWSGRVNVSVSYRGIRRKGDSRDCLFGMNDQSWSLGCSHKGYYVCHNKRTTSIPSCSSSSSSSGRVAVYVDCPAGSLSFYRISSDTLIHLHTFNTTFTEPLYPGFDFMSSSDSGSGSSASLCSL